One Phragmites australis chromosome 23, lpPhrAust1.1, whole genome shotgun sequence DNA window includes the following coding sequences:
- the LOC133906058 gene encoding uncharacterized protein LOC133906058, whose translation MPILTLLGSGAMSYKAGGSVCTGRSSHARGGPIRSITFTHPSSKHILLTRTVEPSVQGGWSCQSLEQNAGKVENSSEETSGTGTGSMDRVKTENFCRAVVEDNTALLLSAVGSFRKEALGRIRKGSDASRALDQEMSTRLLHLACKHDAVECARLLLEGGSGITAAPVDARDQMTRTPLHAAAETHSASCIELLLSKNARTDLRVVDGRPLLPLEIALMSRRVQANWSLDNPIEDLLSFLHGRDLKAVRLLAEKTIVVGEVAYRYAMEGRVPELAMLLLVVEEKISTLVSVVIEGIRTKRSIYNSIVDEALSMGDASARDGNEMRKALLCEIQLLNQFGSASWRDHDDRRTLPPLLRAAKVGDMNVIKMLLMGNVDVNEADSEGNTALHWCLSGSSSTQEPRIVWLLLKNGARVFQGNKLGLTPVHSAAAKGNYKALQSLLLHAQDCVDIPSKTKETPLFFAVKNGSTDCVKLLLRFGADTKARNLRKQRPIDVATSQDMRFILSSANVVPWNHNSPQKNHVMEKERCKELLNDDYDNDDYYESCTGLKTSVCKRDFRSSNCSAHGPKSKNQYVPKQDSKFVPRNNHWPKHDYTRKIFVGGLPPSVDSEYLIEFFTTEFGPVEEAVVIGIQIGNRVQSRGFGFVKFEREEDVISAKEAHHVYMLGKRVEVKDAVARASLHLEDQKATSLRQYIKECPKVTHSVVDGELTEEHNRQKRQPLPEKCLPSWFFVFRRWLPGFLMDATERLGGERYPLSSLKGDFRATCRMELDHTALGYPKLSDFMHSLPGICRMCIVPVGSGPATHMVLLPPLARPKYVPLLEPYSFDHDELPKSVSDHHSPRSPLNANITEDSPHNTDSQQGDACSESNVQSQQGDESSGSNAESQQNGSSTDNGSLLDDIPVSTTKPGLVESVATRKLDLVESVPTRKFDLVESVSTRKPDLIESLPTRKPDLIVSGPPHQKNESGPIQKLNLLESGPTRKLELIESRPTTCFIDYPIERPAVTPSSHETDMRFSFFQSQWDKYLTPYSKSESCIICQSCEAAMQLVPCLHKICVACMMRCNVRACMTCGTAGLMERVSDQRCQLLVVCRGAEAIVRCSPCMHTIACRGCLLASVTLLKTCTTCGCMIEHFKFA comes from the exons ATGCCCATTCTTACCCTCCTCGGCTCCGGCGCCATGAGCTACAAGGCCGGCGGGTCCGTTTGCACCGGCCGTAGCTCGCACGCGCGAGGTGGTCCGATCCGATCGATCACGTTCACCCACCCCTCCTCCAAGCACATCCTCCTGACACGAACCGTCGAACC CTCCGTGCAAGGTGGTTGGAGTTGCCAATCTTTGGAGCAAAATGCTGGGAAAGTTGAG AATTCAAGTGAAGAAACTAGCGGGACGGGAACCGGCAGCATGGACCGCGTCAAGACCGAGAACTTCTGCCGCGCCGTCGTGGAGGACAACACCGCTCTCCTCCTCTCGGCGGTGGGGAGCTTCAGGAAGGAGGCCCTGGGCCGAATCCGCAAGGGCTCCGACGCCTCGAGGGCGCTGGACCAGGAGATGTCCACGAGGCTGCTCCACCTCGCCTGCAAGCACGACGCGGTGGAGTGCGCGAGGCTGCTCCTCGAGGGGGGCAGCGGGATCACGGCGGCCCCCGTCGACGCGAGGGACCAGATGACGCGGACGCCGCTCCACGCCGCTGCTGAGACTCACTCGGCAAGTTGCATCGAGCTGCTCCTCTCGAAGAATGCTCGTACTGATCTCAGGGTGGTTGATGGGAGGCCCCTTCTCCCGCTTGAGATCGCGCTAATGAGCAGAAG AGTTCAAGCGAATTGGTCACTGGACAACCCAATCGAAGATCTTCTATCTTTTCTTCACGGAAGG GATCTCAAGGCAGTAAGGCTCCTGGCAGAGAAAACCATAGTGGTTGGGGAGGTTGCTTACAGGTATGCCATGGAGGGACGGGTTCCTGAATTGGCAATGCTGCTTCTGGTGGTTGAAGAGAAGATATCGACACTAGTGAGTGTGGTGATAGAGGGTATCAGAACAAAGAGATCAATTTACAACTCTATCGTGGATGAGGCTTTATCAATGGGAGATGCTTCAGCTCGGGACGGCAATGAAATGAGAAAGGCCCTGCTCTGTGAGATTCAGCTACTTAACCAATTTGGGTCGGCATCATGGAGGGACCACGATGACAGGAGAACATTGCCCCCTCTACTTAGGGCTGCTAAG GTTGGAGATATGAATGTCATAAAGATGCTTCTGATGGGAAATGTTGATGTCAATGAAGCTGACTCTGAAGGAAACACAGCACTTCACTggtgcctaagtggtagttcaAGCACACAGGAGCCAAG GATTGTGTGGCTCCTGCTCAAGAATGGTGCCAGAGTTTTCCAGGGGAACAAACTAGGGCTCACGCCAGTACACAGCGCTGCAGCTAAGGGCAATTACAAGGCTCTTCAG TCACTTCTGCTTCATGCACAAGATTGTGTTGATATACCTTCCAAGACCAAAGAAACCCCATTATTCTTTGCAGTGAAGAATGGTTCTACAGACTGTGTAAAACTCCTTTTGCGTTTTGGGGCTGATACCAAAGCCCGGAACCTACG AAAGCAAAGACCAATTGACGTGGCAACATCCCAGGACATGCGTTTCATTCTTAGCTCTGCAAATGTGGTACCAT GGAACCATAACTCACCTCAAAAGAATCACGTGATGGAAAAGGAAAGGTGCAAAGAGCTTCTGAATGATGATTATGACAATGATGATTATTATGAAAG CTGCACTGGACTTAAGACATCTGTATGCAAGCGTGATTTTCGGTCCAGTAATTGTTCTGCACATGGGCCTAAGAGTAAGAACCAGTATGTTCCAAAACAAGATTCAAAGTTTGTGCCTCGG aataatCATTGGCCGAAGCATGACTACACACGCAAAATTTTTGTTGGGGGCCTCCCACCTTCTGTAGACTCTG AGTACCTTATTGAATTCTTCACTACTGAATTTGGACCTGTGGAGGAAGCAGTAGTCATCGGGATACAGATAGGCAACCGAGTGCAGTCCCGAGGCTTTGGCTTTGTAAAATTTGAAAGAGAGGAGGATGTGATAAGTGCAAAGGAAGCTCATCATGTCTACATGCTTGGGAAGAGAGTGGAGGTAAAGGATGCTGTTGCTAGAGCATCCTTGCATTTAGAAGACCAAAAAGCTACTTCTTTGAGGCAATACATCAAGGAGTGCCCAAAGGTAACCCACAGTGTGGTGGATGGTGAACTAACTGAGGAACACAACCGTCAGAAGCGGCAGCCATTGCCAGAGAAGTGTCTTCCATCTTGGTTCTTTGTATTCAGGAGGTGGTTGCCAGGATTTCTTATGGATGCTACTGAGCGACTTGGAGGAGAGAGGTATCCATTAAGTTCTCTGAAGGGTGATTTCAGAGCAACTTGCAGGATGGAGCTTGATCATACTGCACTTGGTTATCCTAAGCTAAGCGACTTTATGCACTCCCTCCCTGGCATCTGCAGGATGTGTATAGTTCCTGTCGGAAGTGGGCCTGCAACGCACATGGTCCTTCTGCCACCGCTCGCCCGACCGAAGTATGTACCCTTGCTGGAGCCTTACTCCTTCGATCATGATGAGCTCCCAAAATCAGTGTCAGATCATCACTCCCCAAGATCTCCACTTAACGCCAATATCACGGAGGACTCCCCTCATAACACTGACAGCCAGCAGGGTGATGCATGCAGTGAGAGCAATGTTCAGAGCCAGCAGGGCGATGAGAGCAGCGGGAGCAATGCAGAAAGCCAGCAGAATGGAAGTTCCACTGACAATGGTAGCTTACTGGATGATATTCCTGTCAGTACCACAAAGCCCGGTTTGGTTGAGTCTGTAGCTACAAGAAAGCTTGATTTGGTTGAGTCGGTGCCTACAAGAAAGTTTGATTTAGTTGAGTCTGTATCTACAAGAAAGCCTGATTTGATTGAGTCTCTACCTACAAGAAAGCCCGATTTGATTGTGTCTGGACCTCCTCATCAAAAAAATGAATCCGGACCAATACAAAAGCTTAATCTGCTTGAGTCTGGACCTACAAGAAAGCTTGAGTTGATTGAGTCCAGGCCTACAACATGCTTCATTGATTATCCGATTGAAAGGCCAGCAGTAACTCCAAGCAgccacgagactgatatgagATTCTCTTTCTTCCAGTCACAGTGGGACAAGTACCTG ACTCCATATTCCAAGAGTGAATCCTGCATCATCTGTCAATCTTGCGAAGCCGCAATGCAGCTCGTCCCGTGCCTTCATAAGATATGTGTTGCCTGCATGATGAGGTGCAATGTCAGGGCATGCATGACCTGTGGTACTGCT GGACTCATGGAGCGCGTGTCAGATCAAAGGTGCCAGTTGCTGGTTGTCTGCCGTGGAGCTGAGGCGATTGTCAGATGTTCCCCCTGTATGCACACCATCGCTTGCCGaggatgcctcctggcctcAGTGACGTTACTGAAGACCTGCACCACCTGTGGCTGCATGATTGAGCACTTCAAGTTTGCTTGA